The Sinomonas sp. P10A9 genome includes a window with the following:
- a CDS encoding DUF3311 domain-containing protein: MSDLNAPTRDTPTRGPARPAPYVIAAILLAAAIVLPLMPQLYSFDKPRLGGLPFFYWYQLLWVPISAALSGGAYWLVTAEDRRRRSAARPGSPGAGGGRPTSSGGADGTAGDAR; the protein is encoded by the coding sequence TTGTCCGATCTCAACGCGCCCACACGGGACACACCCACCCGCGGGCCCGCTCGGCCCGCGCCGTACGTCATCGCGGCCATCCTGCTAGCGGCCGCCATCGTGCTCCCGCTCATGCCGCAGCTGTATTCGTTCGACAAGCCGCGCTTGGGCGGCCTGCCGTTCTTCTACTGGTACCAGCTGCTCTGGGTGCCGATATCCGCGGCGCTGAGCGGGGGCGCCTACTGGCTCGTGACTGCTGAGGACCGACGACGGCGCTCAGCAGCCCGACCTGGCTCGCCGGGAGCGGGCGGCGGCAGGCCGACGTCGTCCGGCGGAGCCGACGGGACGGCAGGTGACGCGCGATGA
- the mctP gene encoding monocarboxylate uptake permease MctP, whose product MSSRPIDWVALIVVILLFLIVAVMGFMAARWRRSKEETGLHSLDEWGLGGRGFGTWITWFLLGGDLYTAYTFVAVPAAMWATGSVSGFFAVPYTIVLYPIIFIIMSRLWSVSHRHGYVTSADFVGGRYGSRWLSLAVAVTGIVATMPYIALQLVGIKAVLTVLGLGSPDNAFLTDLPLIIAFVVLAAYTYTSGLRAPAMIAVVKDLLIYLAVIVAVIYLPIKFGGWDSIFGAAQTKLGTVSQATGKPAGVFIPSEGNYSAYWTLALGSAMALFMYPHSVTGVLASKARNTIRRNAAILPLYSLMLGFLALLGFVAIKAGTKPIDLDGKTNPQLVVPQLFLDHFPSWFAGIALAAIAIGALVPAAIMSIAAANLFTRNIYRDFFKPDADPKTEANISKIVSLVVKVGALVFVIAMDQSAAINMQLLGGIWILQTFPAVVAGLYTRWFDRWALLIGWAVGIAFGTLSAYNVVNPATGAHFGGSVAAIPGTSFSVYIAVTAFALNLIVALVLTLVFRALKVPQGVDATRPSDFGADETDPKVRQIEATAGPTGPVA is encoded by the coding sequence ATGAGCAGCCGTCCGATCGACTGGGTCGCGCTCATCGTCGTGATCCTGCTGTTCCTGATCGTGGCCGTCATGGGCTTCATGGCCGCGCGCTGGCGCCGGTCCAAGGAGGAGACGGGCCTTCACAGCCTCGACGAGTGGGGCCTCGGCGGCCGCGGCTTCGGGACGTGGATCACGTGGTTCCTGCTCGGCGGCGACCTCTACACGGCGTACACGTTCGTGGCCGTTCCCGCTGCGATGTGGGCCACGGGATCCGTGAGCGGCTTCTTCGCCGTGCCGTACACGATCGTCCTGTACCCGATCATCTTCATCATCATGAGCAGGCTCTGGTCGGTCTCCCACCGGCACGGGTACGTGACGAGCGCGGACTTCGTGGGCGGGCGCTACGGGAGCCGCTGGCTCTCCCTCGCCGTCGCCGTGACGGGCATCGTGGCGACCATGCCGTACATCGCCCTCCAGCTCGTGGGCATCAAGGCCGTCCTGACGGTGCTCGGCCTCGGCAGCCCCGACAACGCCTTCCTCACCGACCTGCCGCTCATCATCGCGTTCGTGGTCCTCGCCGCGTACACGTACACGTCTGGCCTGCGGGCTCCGGCGATGATCGCCGTGGTCAAGGACCTGCTGATCTACCTCGCGGTGATCGTGGCCGTGATCTATCTGCCGATCAAGTTCGGAGGCTGGGACTCGATCTTCGGCGCCGCGCAGACCAAGCTCGGCACGGTCAGCCAGGCCACGGGCAAGCCGGCCGGCGTCTTCATCCCGTCCGAAGGCAATTACTCGGCCTACTGGACCCTCGCACTGGGCTCTGCGATGGCGCTGTTCATGTACCCGCACTCGGTCACGGGCGTGCTCGCATCGAAGGCCCGCAACACGATCCGCCGCAACGCCGCGATCCTGCCGCTGTACTCGCTCATGCTCGGGTTCCTCGCGCTCCTCGGCTTCGTGGCCATCAAGGCCGGGACCAAGCCGATCGACCTCGATGGCAAGACCAACCCGCAGCTCGTGGTGCCGCAGCTGTTCCTGGACCATTTCCCCTCGTGGTTCGCAGGGATCGCGCTCGCGGCCATCGCGATCGGCGCGCTCGTGCCGGCAGCCATCATGTCGATCGCCGCGGCGAACCTGTTCACACGCAACATCTATCGCGATTTCTTCAAACCCGACGCCGATCCCAAGACTGAGGCGAACATCTCCAAGATCGTCTCGCTCGTGGTCAAGGTCGGGGCGCTTGTCTTCGTCATTGCGATGGACCAGTCCGCAGCGATCAACATGCAGCTCCTGGGCGGCATCTGGATCCTCCAGACGTTCCCCGCGGTGGTCGCGGGCCTGTACACGCGGTGGTTCGACCGCTGGGCGCTCCTCATCGGGTGGGCCGTGGGCATCGCGTTCGGAACGCTCTCTGCGTACAACGTGGTCAATCCGGCCACTGGCGCCCACTTCGGCGGGTCCGTTGCGGCCATTCCGGGGACGAGCTTCAGCGTCTACATCGCCGTGACGGCGTTCGCGCTGAACCTCATCGTCGCATTGGTCCTGACGCTCGTCTTCCGGGCGCTCAAGGTGCCGCAGGGCGTCGACGCGACCCGGCCGTCCGATTTCGGCGCCGACGAGACGGACCCCAAGGTCCGCCAGATCGAGGCCACGGCCGGGCCGACGGGGCCCGTCGCCTAG
- a CDS encoding DUF6707 family protein — MHDSSGPHERPGTHEFHEIDAHELRAGQRLLLPDGEDSAEIVEVDTVLDDFEQPALYFAVLDNDMNLRVAHGTRVKVSRGKAARPADLLFSGPPASARGDADDGASAGAAAASPGTGSGPGPGATPAPGVPTQPNADPAPKDPVAVPRAPRRGPSEITLDTGDVVIVPGTAPAGLSGPSPDLLTRIPAQDGEPEDLIRDIDQAHPGRQAVNELAGRLARGINVKSGACLKNLRDLAFELYVGQDDADRALKVADLLAVLPYDGNPARWASIESALGLASHLARATGDDGRAEAYGGLLRAPDTAETDPFRAKMAERVRERALNEPNLYDSEVDRAVASKDHAEERAWRILRLSSLLHLRAHGGSRAFAQDELDRRIEVELGAIRA; from the coding sequence ATGCACGACAGCTCGGGGCCGCACGAGCGGCCCGGAACCCATGAGTTCCACGAGATCGACGCCCACGAGCTCAGGGCGGGACAGCGCCTTCTCCTGCCCGACGGCGAGGACAGCGCCGAGATCGTCGAGGTGGACACCGTGTTGGACGACTTCGAACAACCGGCCCTGTACTTCGCCGTCCTCGACAACGACATGAACCTTCGGGTCGCGCACGGGACGCGCGTCAAGGTCAGCCGCGGCAAAGCTGCCCGCCCGGCGGACCTGCTCTTCTCCGGGCCGCCCGCTTCCGCTCGTGGAGACGCGGACGACGGCGCGTCCGCCGGTGCCGCTGCTGCCTCGCCGGGCACCGGCTCGGGCCCAGGACCCGGCGCGACCCCCGCACCCGGCGTCCCGACCCAGCCTAATGCGGACCCGGCACCCAAGGATCCTGTCGCCGTTCCCCGGGCCCCGCGCCGCGGCCCGTCTGAGATCACTCTGGACACGGGCGACGTCGTGATTGTCCCCGGCACCGCCCCAGCCGGGCTCAGCGGGCCCAGCCCGGACCTCCTCACCCGTATCCCGGCACAGGACGGCGAGCCCGAAGACCTCATCCGCGACATCGACCAGGCCCATCCGGGCAGACAAGCGGTCAACGAGCTCGCCGGGCGGCTCGCGAGGGGCATCAACGTCAAGTCGGGCGCGTGCCTCAAGAACCTCCGCGACCTCGCCTTCGAGCTGTACGTGGGCCAGGACGACGCCGACCGGGCGCTCAAGGTCGCCGATCTGCTGGCCGTCCTGCCGTACGACGGGAACCCAGCGCGTTGGGCGTCGATCGAGTCGGCCCTCGGGCTCGCGTCGCATCTGGCCCGCGCCACCGGCGACGACGGACGGGCCGAGGCCTACGGCGGGCTCTTGCGCGCGCCGGACACCGCCGAGACGGATCCCTTCCGCGCCAAGATGGCGGAGCGGGTGCGTGAGCGGGCCCTCAATGAGCCCAATCTGTACGACAGCGAAGTGGACCGGGCCGTCGCGTCCAAGGACCACGCAGAGGAGCGCGCGTGGCGCATCCTCCGGCTCTCGAGCCTCCTCCACCTACGTGCGCATGGCGGCTCGAGGGCGTTCGCCCAGGACGAGCTCGACCGCCGCATCGAGGTGGAGCTCGGCGCCATCCGCGCGTGA
- a CDS encoding NUDIX hydrolase family protein: MAVRTPDPYPGWLSPEDLYEARNRLPMLYVEALPVRLDPLGYVNEVGLLLQADTEGNMMRSLVSGRVLYKETIRAALLRHIEKDLGPLALPQLPVSPVPFTVVEYFPSPSQTGFTDERQHAVSLAYVIPVAGECQPRQDALELTWMSPAEVLGGPVQMEFVGGRGELVRQALAFAGIAG; the protein is encoded by the coding sequence ATGGCAGTTCGAACCCCCGACCCGTATCCCGGCTGGCTCTCCCCGGAGGACCTCTACGAGGCGCGGAACCGGCTGCCCATGCTCTACGTCGAAGCGCTGCCCGTGCGCCTCGATCCGCTCGGCTACGTCAACGAGGTCGGGCTCCTGCTGCAGGCCGATACTGAGGGCAACATGATGCGCAGCCTCGTCTCGGGGCGGGTCCTGTACAAGGAGACGATCCGCGCTGCCCTCCTGCGCCACATCGAGAAGGACCTCGGCCCGCTCGCGCTGCCGCAGCTGCCGGTCAGCCCGGTACCGTTCACCGTCGTCGAGTACTTCCCGTCGCCGTCGCAGACGGGCTTCACGGACGAGCGTCAGCACGCCGTCTCCCTCGCCTACGTGATCCCCGTGGCCGGCGAGTGCCAGCCACGCCAGGACGCGCTCGAGCTCACCTGGATGTCGCCCGCGGAGGTCCTCGGCGGGCCCGTCCAGATGGAGTTTGTGGGGGGCCGCGGTGAGCTCGTGCGGCAGGCGCTCGCGTTCGCCGGCATCGCCGGTTAG
- a CDS encoding VOC family protein produces MLRVLPTRYTSALPDLRRLLLDLGLVPAEEGEGWAVLDSRSGRVRLRSAEKGTARDGTTVFGVEIRDPAEFARRTAQDGGQAALEETPAGARVRITGPDGFEFLAEPTAHAGRYTDADPDLTVRLEWHTPDLERAAAALAAIGGRPRPQNMLGPGESREFTAKNGGVLAAVRDAATSVSLAFEYAGPAKELQPRLALAGWRMDTEAGRTRDAESAARSVPETEMGREEQEASLSPGRSGGVVRVTVPLPDGSAVTILTTGGPERARMR; encoded by the coding sequence ATGCTCCGCGTTCTTCCCACCCGCTACACATCGGCCCTGCCGGACCTGCGCCGGCTCCTGCTGGACCTCGGGCTCGTGCCCGCGGAGGAGGGAGAGGGGTGGGCCGTCCTCGACTCGCGCAGTGGGCGCGTGCGCCTCCGGTCGGCCGAGAAGGGCACGGCCCGGGATGGGACCACGGTGTTCGGTGTCGAGATCCGCGACCCGGCGGAGTTCGCGCGCCGCACCGCGCAGGACGGCGGCCAGGCAGCCCTCGAGGAGACCCCAGCCGGCGCTCGGGTCAGGATCACTGGGCCAGACGGCTTCGAGTTCCTCGCAGAGCCAACGGCGCACGCCGGCCGGTACACCGATGCCGACCCGGACCTGACGGTTCGGCTCGAATGGCACACCCCGGACCTCGAACGCGCGGCGGCCGCGCTCGCCGCAATCGGCGGCCGACCGCGGCCCCAGAACATGCTGGGACCCGGCGAGTCGCGGGAGTTCACCGCGAAGAACGGAGGGGTGCTCGCCGCAGTCCGCGACGCCGCGACCTCGGTGAGCCTCGCCTTCGAGTACGCCGGCCCGGCGAAGGAGCTCCAGCCCCGCCTCGCCCTGGCCGGATGGCGCATGGACACGGAGGCTGGGCGTACCCGAGATGCCGAATCCGCAGCGAGATCCGTACCCGAAACGGAGATGGGGCGGGAGGAGCAGGAGGCGAGCCTCTCCCCCGGGCGATCCGGCGGCGTCGTGCGCGTCACAGTACCCTTGCCGGACGGGAGCGCCGTCACGATCCTGACCACGGGCGGCCCAGAGCGGGCCCGGATGCGGTAG
- a CDS encoding YdeI/OmpD-associated family protein: MAPELPELLVADAAEWRSWLAENHAESRGVWLVLHKKGGTVTGLQYEPAVLEALCFGWIDGQLRARDAESSAIRFTPRSRTSRWSQSNVDRVGRLEAEGRMTPAGRAAVDAARSDGRWELAYAGAAAAETPADLAAAIAAVPEAQAMFDVLTSTNRFALIYRTTSVKKPETRARKIAEYVDMLARHETIYPQKRRP; encoded by the coding sequence ATGGCTCCCGAGCTCCCCGAACTCCTGGTCGCCGACGCCGCGGAATGGCGCAGCTGGCTCGCCGAGAACCACGCCGAGAGTCGCGGTGTATGGCTCGTGCTGCACAAGAAGGGCGGCACGGTGACCGGGCTGCAGTACGAGCCGGCCGTGCTCGAGGCGCTGTGCTTCGGCTGGATCGACGGGCAGCTGCGCGCCCGAGACGCCGAGAGCTCCGCGATCCGCTTCACGCCCCGCTCGCGGACGAGCAGGTGGTCCCAGTCCAATGTGGACCGCGTAGGGCGCCTCGAAGCGGAGGGGCGCATGACGCCGGCCGGGCGCGCCGCCGTCGACGCAGCCAGGTCCGACGGGCGGTGGGAGCTCGCGTACGCGGGCGCCGCCGCCGCGGAGACGCCCGCGGACCTGGCCGCCGCGATCGCGGCCGTGCCGGAGGCGCAGGCGATGTTCGATGTCCTCACGTCGACGAATCGCTTTGCCCTCATCTACCGGACCACGTCGGTCAAGAAGCCCGAGACGCGGGCGCGCAAGATCGCCGAGTACGTCGACATGCTCGCCCGGCACGAGACCATCTACCCGCAGAAGCGGAGGCCCTGA